The following DNA comes from Aulosira sp. FACHB-615.
TTTCAAAAAAAGATGGACTTCTTGCGAGAATTTTTTGATAATCATCATATTCAATAAATAGTTGGCTCTGAGGTTAACTGACGTAACCCATACATGGAAAAATAGAACAATTTTAAAAGCATCGCGTATGAAAGACTGTAGATTTCAACATCTAAGAATTAGCAACGCAGTGTTTCAGGAATTTCAGGTTTGATGAAACACTAGCTGGCAGTAAAACGTCCATATATATATTTTTAGTTGTTGTCTCGCCTAATGGGTATGATTTGAATTAGGAATATATTAGGACTTATGCACTGTACAAAATAACTATTTTGTGCATAACGAAAATATGTCGTTCTAGAAACTGGGATAATTGTGCTGGAGCAAGTGCAATCACTGACTTATGGTAAATCATCAAATCTCAAGACCAGAAAGTTCCCAAGCATATTGTATTATCGCTGTCAGTGCTTAAGTTCTAGGAGTCGGCTGTTTGGTTTTTCATGAACCAACGTTTGCGCCAACGGGAAGTAGGTTCTAATGAACAAGCTTGTTGTTCTTGTTGTCGCCGCATAATAATGACATCGGCAGAATCACTCAATTTTGGATCGCGGTAAGGAATTGCAGCACGAGTTAACAAATGTTCTTGTTCTTCTAGAGAAAGAGGCGGCAGTAAATTGCTCAAATACTCATTATCAGGATATGCGGCAACTGTACCAGGCGATCGCCTGCCGACTGGTGGCGTAGAACCTATGTTTAAACCCGCTAATTTCATGGCTGTCCGTACAGATGCCGCACAAGAATAAGTTGCCAGCCAGCCATTTTTCTGTAAACACACTGAAATTTGCTGCATAAATTCTACAGTCCATAGTTGAGGACACTGAGGCGGTGAAAAGGGGTCTAAAAAAATAGCATCTGCATGAAACCCTGCTTGATTAACTGCTTGAATTGAAATTCTTGCATCATCAATGAGTAACTTTGCTTGCAGGCGTTCTGTGTTAACTTGCCCCTCAAAAGCTAGTTGGGTCAAAATTGGTGTATATTCATAATCCCACTGCTCAAATAAATGATTGGCGATCGCAGCTTGCGGTACAGCCGGATTCAGTTCTAAACCAATTAATTCCACATAACAACTAGGATTTACTCTCCAGATTGTCTGTAAAGCTGCCGCAGTGTTGTATCCTAGACCATAACAAACATCTAATAACCGCACAACTGGTTTTTGCGCTGCTTGAGCCAGTTGAGTTGGTTCAACAAACTTAAAATAACTTTCTTGTTTTGCACCAAAATGACTGTGAAATGATTCGTTAAACTCTGAGGAGAAAAAAGTAAACGAACCATCTGCTGTTGCTTGTGGTATGAAATTCTCAAATTCTACCATTCGACTTTTCCACTTTATTTGATAGTCAATAGTTCAAAAATGTTGATTATTTATAATTACATCACTATCCATTATTATTAATAAGTTGTAACACTTATTTTCGCACTATTATAAATTCTTGCAAAGGATTCGTATTTGATTTGGAGAAAAATATAGGACACAAAAAAATGCCCTTGCCTATTCCCCATTCCCAACTCCCCACTCCCAACCTTTACAAATAATTTCAACAATAAAATCGAGTTCTTATATTTATGCTTAATACTCAAATTTTTGTTTCTCCAGATTGGCTGCTTAATCATCCCAATGATCCACAAATTATCATTGTTGATTGTCGTTTTTCTTTAGCTGATCCAGAATTGGGATGCAAACAATATCAAACCAGTCATATTCCAGGATCATATTATTTAGATTTAAATCAGGATCTTTCCAGCCCTGTAGGTAAACACGGTGGGAGACATCCTTTACCTGATACTAATAATTTAGCGAAGAAGTTATCAGCAATGGGAATTAATTCCCAAGAAACTTTGGTAGTCGCTTATGATGACTCTCGCTTGGCTTTTGCTTCTCGTTTGTGGTGGTTACTGCGTTATCTCGGACATGAACAAGTAGTCGTTATGGATGGGGGTTATACTGCATGGCAAAAAGCTGGATACCCCATTACAGATGTGATTCCAGAACCCCGGACAGGTAATTTCATTCCACAAATTCAAACCGAATTGGTAGTAGATGTAGAAGTTGTGAAAAGCCGTAAAGACTTACCAGAAGTTATTTTAGTTGATTCTAGAGAAGGCGATCGCTATCGTGGTGAACGAGAACCCATTGATAAAATAGCTGGACATATTCCTGGCGCAGTTAACTATCCTTGGCAAGAAGTTACAGACTCATCTGGTTATCTACTTTCCCAACTACAGCAGCGTCAAAGATGGGAAAATATTTCTACAGCCCAAGAAATTTTAGTCTACTGTGGTTCCGGTGTCACAGCTTGCGTGAATTTGCTTTCTTTAGAATTAGCAGGCATTCACACAGGGAAATTGTATGCAGGTAGCTGGAGTGATTGGATTAGTTATATGTAGAATTTTCTGAAAAAGTTATTTGATGAGGGTAGGGAACAGGGAATAGTTTTGGATTCCCATATTAAAATTCACCAATTCTCAAATTGTAATAAACACTTAAAAACCAGTTGTCAAAATTAATATTTCTATCTGTAGAATCCCCAAAGCTAAAACCACTTTGTACATTTAAATTACTAGAGTTTGATACTCGGTAAATTACATGGACAAACAAGCGGTGATAATTGTCGTTGCGTTGTCGTTGTGTAAAATCAGCAAGGGTTAATTGATAGTTAATTCCAACTTGTAGCGGCTCTTGTAAAGCATAACTCAGAGATAACCAGAAATTATTAATTAGCCGACTACGGTTATTAGGTTCCGAAAAATTGGCACTAAACTCGTAAAAGCTATCTAGGTTTAATCTAGAATTAATAGGATCTCTTCTGCCTAAAGATACCCTGACTGAATTTTCATCTAAAAAGCGATCGCCTGCTTGAAACCTGCCAACGCTCTTAGCATAAAAAAACTGTTGGTTATTAAAATCTAATTCGGCATACATCCGAGGTGAGAGTTGTTGATAAATCCCAACATTAAAATTGATTTGATTATAGTTAAACCTTGATTGATCAATGTAGCGAATTAAATTTCCATTGATTGAACCATTAATATAAGTTTTAGCACCTAAAGGAAAATAAGCTGAAGCCAGACTCAGACCATAAAAGATTAAGCCATCTTCTCTAGGGAAAAACTCAGAAGCAAAGATGTTATTTGTCTGAAAGTAACCAACATTAGCTTGTAGGGAACCTATTGGTTTAAACTTGGCTACAGGTGGTTTTGTTTGTGGTACAGGTCTTGGTCTTACCCTTAACTCCAGTTCCCGAAGACTATTAGCATTAGATGTTGGCTGTTGTTGGGGTAAAGGTCTTTGTCTAACTCTTAGTTCTAATTCTCGCAGATTATCTGTTTGGGGTTTGGGTTTTTGCCTTAGTTGCAAAATTCTTCTGAGTCTCTCTAACTGCTCAGTTCTATTGACTGTGGGTTTATTTAACAGTTCTTCGATAATCGTGGGTGAGGACTGGGGAAACTCTCTAGGCTGTGCTTCTAGCTGTGGTGGTTCATTGGATAGTGGCGGATTGCTAGGTGGAGTTGGACTTTGAGGTAAGGATTCAGTATCAGGTTTTGTTTCAGGGTTAGATTGAGATATAAGGATATTTGCTGCTGAATTAAAATTTAGTAGTGGCGATCGCTCTAAATCAAAATTACTTGCCTGAAACTGGCTACTCTGGTAAAACTGATAACCTGGCTGGCTATCTGTAGCATATTTTATGTTTGCTTTGTGTTGCTCACCAGAGTTTTTTGAGTTACCAGCCAATACTACATCTACCCCCATACAACACTTATTGCCACTAATCACAGCTAATAAAGTTGCAAATAACAGTTTTGTCCAGCCCTGGGATTGCATTAACATTTATATTTTATAGACAACAGAATTCACCATTCAGTCTGATTATCAAAAGACAACGATTATTACCTTTTCAAAATTAATTATTTGATTTTAATATTTTTTGATAATTTTTATTACCTTGATTTATAACAAAATTTCGCTAAAATTTTCAATGAATACAAAAAAATTTAGTGATAAAACTCACAAACCAATAAGTAAATCTAATATCTCAAAATCTATCTTCAGTTGGTGTGGTCTCAGGTAATTTATCCAGCATTCAAGCGATGTCTTTGAAATTTGTTGCCTTATTGATAGTGAGTGTGTGGGGAGTGAACATGATGCCTTTGTCGGCGATCGCGTCTACTCCTCTGACTCGCGCCGAGATTCAAAATCTGCGAAATTTAGTACAATTACTGCCGCAGAATCATAAAAAGCGCCCAGCACGTAAATTAGATCCAATAACTCCTGGTGATGGTTTGTCAACAGGTAGAGCATCTTTGGCTGATTTACGTTTTAACGATGGTTCCCTAGCAAGGGTTGGAGAAAGAGCAGTATTTCAATTCTTGCCCAAAACTAGAAATTTTCGGCTGTCCAACGGGACAGTACTGTTACTGATTCCACCAGGAAAAGGACAGACACGCATACAAACACCAAGCGCGGCCGCTGCTATTCGTGGTTCAGCATTATTTGTCCGCTATGACAAACAAACAGACACCACAATTGTTGGGGCGCTGACAAATAGCGGTATCGAAGTATTTAATCAAGCAGCCTCTCAAAATCAGGTGTTAGCAGCAGGACAACTGATGGTCATCGTGAAAGGTGAATTCCGGGGCTTATATGATTTTGATCTGAAAACTTTTTATGAAACCAGTGATTTAGTAGAAGGATTAGATTTAACTAAGCAAAATAGTACAGCTAACCCTGACCCAGCGATCGCTAGTGTTCAATCTGAAATTATCGCAGCATTAGCAACACAAATGCCTCTAGTCGGTCAAGGAGTCATTGAAAATCCATCTTTTATGGAGTTATCTGGTAATAACTCTTCTAACTCATCTGACCAAAATCAGGAGTCAGATAATTCTTCAGTAGATTCTTTTGTCAATACTGGAGAAGTAATATCAGACACTACGCGCAATACCAGCAACAATGAAATAAGTCTGCCAAGTAATATTGATAATCCTGGTAATCCCGGCGGCAATACTGGTGGCAACACTGGTGGCAATACTGGTGGCAACACTGGTGGCAATACTGGTGGCAACACTGGCGGCAATACTGGTGGCAACACTGGTGGCAATACTGGCGGTAACACTGGCGGCAACACTGGTGGCAATACTGGTGGCAACACTGGTGGTAACACTGGCGGTAACACTGGCGGTAACACTGGGGATGATCACAGTGGTAATCACAGTGGCAACCCTGGTGATGATCACAGTGGTAATCCAGGTGGTAATCACAGTGGCAACCCTGGTGATGATCACAGTGGTAATCCAGGTGGTAATCACAGTGGTAATCCAGGTGGTAATCACAGTGGTAATCCAGGTGGTAATCACAGTGGTAACCCTGGTGATGATCACAGTGGTAACCCTGGTGATGATCACAGTGGTAATCCAGGTGGTAATCACAGTGGTAATCCAGGTGGTAATCACAGTGGCAACCCTGGTGATGATCACAGTGGTAATCCAAGCGGAAACCCAGGTGGCAACCCAGGTGGCAACCCAGGTGGCAACCCAGGTGGCAACCCAGGTGGCAACCCAGGCGGTAATCCAGGTGGCAACCCAGGTGGTAATCCAGGTGGCAACCCAGGTGGTAATCCAGGTGGCAACCCAGGTGGCAACCCAGGTGGCAACCCAGGTGGCAACCCAGGTGGCAACCCAGGTGGCAATCCAGGCGGCAACCCAGGTGGCAACCCAGGTGGCAATCCAGGTGGCAACCCAGGTGGCAATCCAGGTGGCAATCCAGGCGGTAATCCCGGCGGTAATCCAGGTGGCAACCCAGGCGGAAACCCAGGCGGTAATCCAGGGGGTAATCCCGGTGGCAACCCAGGCGGTAATCCCGGCAACCCAGGTGGCAACCCAGGCGGTAATCCCGGCAACCCCGATGGAAACCCAGGTGGTAATCCCGGCGGTGATGATACTGGTGGTGGTCATTCTGGAGGGAGACCACTAGAAGGAGATTTCCCCCCACCTTAAACCTTTGAATGGTTATAAATAATACAAGTTCGCGCAGGGTTAAGACGATCGCTTTGGAAAGGTTTTAACCCTCTTCGTAAGTCTGCACTTTTCCCTGTTCCTTTTAATTTCAATAACTACAGTCTTGCAATACATTTACCTTCATGGGTTTGCTTCTAGCCCTAAATCTGCTAAAGCCCAGGCGATGAGCGATCGCTTTCAAACAATTCCAATACAGCTAAATATTCCTGATCTTAATGCTGGCAATTTTTCTCAGTTGACAATTACCCGCCAAATCAATCAAGTAGCAGCACTCTTGGATAATTCTGAAGCAGTTACATTAATCGGTTCTAGTTTGGGTGGTTTGGTGTCTGCTCATTTGGCACAACAACACAAGCAAGTGCAACGCTTAATTTTGTTAGCACCTGCTTTTGGCTTTTTATCTCATTGGTTGCCGAAGCTAGGAGATGAAGCAATGAAGCGTTGGCAACAAGAAAAATATCTCATGATTTACCACTATGGGGAAGCGCGATCGCTGCCTCTAAGTTACGATTTCGTGACAGATGCCCAGCAATACCAAGAGGATATCTTACAGCGTCTAGTGCCAACGCTGATTCTGCACGGTAAACAAGATGAGGTGATTCCAATTACAGCCAGTCGTAACTTTGCAAACTCACGCCCTTGGGTAAAGTTAATAGAACTTGAGAGTGATCATGCTTTAGGTAATGTCACAGCCGAAATTTGGCAAGCAATTCGCCTCTTTTGTCAGTTACCGTAAAACGGTAAAATATGAAACCTACCAACAAGCACTCTCTTAGTCATAAGAACACAAATGACTATCGACTAAAATTATGCTTCCTTTTATTCGGTCAGATTTAGCCCAATTTACAGCTTACAAACCTCACCCTAGCAGCAATACAGCAGAACCAGTCGCCACCCAGTTTGATCGACTGGATACCAATGAAAGTCCTGATGATTTGCCCCCTGAACTCAAAGAAAAATTAGCCTGGACATATCAACAAGTTATCGAAACTAATCGCTATCCTGATGGCGGCCATGAGTCACTCAAAGATGCGATCACAGAATATGTCAATGAATCAGCTAATCTTGTCTCATCACCGTTGACTGGGGCTAATATTTCTGTGGGTAATGGTTCCGATGAACTCATTCGCTCTTTATTAATCGCCACCTGTCTGGGCGGAGAAGGTTCCATCTTAGTTGCCAATCCCACTTTTTCGATGTACGGCATTTTAGCCCAAACCTTGGGTATCAAAGTGGTGTCAGTCGGCAGAGATGAAACAAACTTTGAAATTGACCTCAAAGCCGCACAAACAGCCATTATCCAAACCCAAAATCCACCTATTCGGGTAGTTTTTGTTGTACATCCCAATTCTCCCACCGCTAATCCACTCACTGCGGCAGAATTAGCATGGCTAAAAAGTTTACCAGAGGAAATTTTAGTAGTAATCGATGAAGCTTACTTTGAGTTTAGCCAAAATACTTTAGTGGGTGAATTAACGCAGCGTCCGAATTGGATAATACTACGAACTTTTTCTAAAGCTTTCCGTTTAGCTGCCTTGCGTGTGGGTTATTGTATTGCTCATCCAGAAGCGATCGCCATTTTAGAGAAAGTCCGCTTGCCTTATAATCTACCAAGCTTTTCACTAGCCGCCGCGTTAGTAGCTTTACAAAATCGTCAACTCTTACTGAGTTCAGTTACACAAACTCTCAATGAGCGTCACAAGTTGACAGCAGTTTTGGCACAACATCCTGACTTGCAAGTATCAGATAGTGCAGCTAACTTTCTTTATGTACGTCTCAAACCTAATGGTTCCACCACCCAAAATCTTACCCTACAAAATTTACACCAACAACTCAGCAACTCTGGAACTCTTGTTAGACTACTGAGTGAGGGATTACGAATCACAATTGGGACTCCCGCCGAAAATTCCCGTACCTGGGAAAGACTACAAGCTGCCATAGTAAATTGTAACGCTGGAGCTAGTAATTGAATCTGCCATCAACGTCACTACCAAAACGACGTACCATCCTCACAGTTTGAGGAAATACACCCACTAAAAGCGCAAAGGCTGCATCTGGTAAATCAGCCACTATTTCTGCTGGAAAATATTGGTCAAACTGATCTAAAATCTTTTGGACTCGCTGTTGCGGCGCAGGATTTTCGGTAATTTGCTTGATTAAGCGAATCCATTGTCGCCGAATTAAGTAAGCTTTCTGGCGTTCCTCATAAGATTCGGTATCTAACAAAGATAAATTGCCGATAGGCAGAACCATCTGGCAATCACTATCATATTCTCCACCAACTGCTGCGCCTGGGCCAGCAAATTCTGCATGGTAGCGTTTAAAAAGTATTAACCCATTCCGCTTGCGACTATTGACAATCAAAACTTTCCCGCTATGTAGAAGGTTTAAAGTATCCGAGCCGCAAGATTGCTCAGTTCCATCTGACATAACAAGATGGTTCAGAAAACTGGTTTCAGGGTAATAAGTTGATACCATAGCGGTTTGATAGCGCGTTGGTTGTTCGCTATCCATGTTTTCTATAACTTTGGAATAATTTGGTAGTTCGATGCACGTCAAGCAGTAACTTGGTTTTAAATCAAATTAGTTTTTTTGGTTATCTTAACTATCGAGAACTTTTTGTTCAAAATTAATAACAAAGATGAATCAGATTTCACTCTGTAGTTATGTAACCATATTTTATGAGATATAGCTGAATTTGTCTGCCAACTAAACTCTCAAAAAATTAAAGTTTTTATAAAGATGAATAAAATGAATACAAAGTTATTATGAGGAATATTTTATTTAGCGTAATTTTACCGATGGCTTCCACATATTGGATATTATATATTAAAAAATTTAGATTAGACGTTGATGAAATAAGGTATAAGTCGTTATTTGAGAGCCGTTGAAAATATAAAGCATTTTCTCTCAGAATAGCAAGTAAATCTAGGCTTGATTTTCTATTTACCGTTTCTACAACTACTGGAGATAAAACAAATTATTAATTACTATAATAATTTGTTTTATTTTTTGCCATTATCCTTACAGACAGAGAGTTGTGTGCATTAAACAGGATTTTTTTGTGTAATGTTTTTTCAAAAATTAAATAAAAATCTTAATATCTAAAAGATATATTTTAGGGAAACTCATAGAAAAATAACTTTACCTACAGTCTACGATTCAGATTCATTTATTTTAATGAGTGATTATACAGTTTTGTCCATCAAAAACTAACTTAGACTTAAAACATAGGTTAAAAATCTTAAGTGTTAATTCTGATAGAAGAATCTAAATATAAGTTCCAACTGCGCTCCCTACATCTTTCTACCATCACCTAAAATATATTCACGGCAACTTCTGGTTCAAAATCCAGGAGTCAGCACTCTGAATTTGGTAGTAAGCGTTTATGCAATAAGATTTGACGAGATTGCTGGAAAAAGAAAAAATTCCAATTTGACTCTACTTTACATATCTTGTAACCTAACTTGAAATATAACTGCCGTGCCTGATGGTTATCTTCTAAAACATGGAGATATAAATCTTGAAAACCCCATTCCTCGCAAAGTTTTTCGCAACTTAGCAGTAGCTTTGAGGCGACACCATGCCGCCGATATTTCTGGTCAACAGCCAAATTAGACAAATAAAGAAAACTTTTGCCATTTTTCTTCCATGAGTCAGGGAAACGCACTCCCAACTCTACAGTTCCCACTAGGTTATTAGCACCACTAACAGTGGTGTGAACAGCAACTAAACAAGTGTGATGGGGTGCAGCTGAGGATAAACGATTTCTGAAGTCTTCGTAGATACCCAGGCGTAACAACGGAAAAGCCCATCCCCAGAAACCAGTTTGGGAGTGAAAGCTTTCTGCAATAATCTGAGAAATAGCTGTTAAATCAGTAGCTGTAGCTGCACGAATTTGGAATTGTTGACCAGCTTGTTCTGCGGCTGATGTCAATGGTTGTTCGTGAGATGAGTCAAAAAACCAGGATGTCAAGGCTAGTTTATTATTAGTTAATTGTATTTTACAAAAATTTTCTCAAATATTCTAAAACACCGTTTGCTACCTTCAATACAATTATTTTATTTACTTGCATATCAGGAAATTATCTCGGTAGCAGAGGTTCTTCTGTAAGTAAATAACATACTTAGCATCATTTTGGGCAACAAGAACATCAATTGTCACAACCATTGAAAAATTCAGGAGTCAGAATTAATCATTAGAGGAAAAAGACCCACCACTGAATTTTAGACAGCTTTTCGACCACTTCTGAGGATGATACTAAGTTGCTTTCAGAAATAGTATTCTGATTCCTCACTCCCACTACAGGTTGTAGATACTTTGTAGACAACATCTGTAAAACTTAGGATGAAGAATTGTTTTTATCTTATAAAACTAAAAAGCTATATAGTAATCTAGCTAAAAATATAGATGACTACCGTATTTATACTGAAAAAATATCTGAAATATTTTTGGGATAATAAAGCAGTTATTTTTTAGCGATCGCCTAGATAAACTAAGTACATGCTGTAATAGTTAAAGCAGCATTAATCTGTGACAGCCCCATGTCACTTTTCTCACTGGTGGTTATGATTGCTAAATTAGAACAAGTAATAAGTCTAATAGTATACTTTGCCTTTAACACTCATCGTTGTGACCTAGCTCACTCTCCTATGAACAAAATAAATAAAATTTACTTGCAAATGTTATTACAACGACGACAAAGGGCAAACTTAATATGCAGCTTCAGTTAGCTTTTCCAGCAGACCTGAATGTTGTATGTCACCCGCACAAGTTTTCACAGGAGGTGAAACCAGACTTGAAAAGCAAGCATCTACTCTGTAGTACAAAAACCAACCATCCCAAAAACTGTGCTGTATCAGAGACAGTGGCAAAAATTACCACCGATTGAGGCTAATTACTGTGAGTAGATACTCTTACACCCAGCATTTGTGTAGCCAAAAAACCCGATTGGGCAAAATGCTCTGCTCTTACCTGATTCAGAAAAATTACCTCCTGAGCAGATTATTCTTTATTCAACTGCTGTTGCAGCAGGAAAGCGGTGCATGAAATCTCAAGTAAACAGTAAGCCGAAAATTTTGGTTGTTGATGACGAACCAGACAACCTAGATTTGCTTTACCGTACTTTTTATCGTGATTATAAAGTGTTGCGGGCAACCTCTGGCCCGGCGGCACTAGACCTGCTGGCAGAAGAAGGAGAAGTCGCAGTGATTATCTCCGATCAACGAATGCCAATTATGAGTGGTACGGAATTTTTGAGCCTGACAGCAACTCAATATCCAGATATTATTCGGATTATTTTGACTGGCTACACTGATGTCGAAGACTTAGTAGAAGCCATCAACGCTGGTAAGGTATTCAAATATGTCACCAAACCCTGGGAAGCGGAAGAACTCAAAGCAGTAGTACGCCAAGCCTTAGACACCCACAATGTTTTAAAAGCTCGTACCCGCGAACTCACCCGCACATTGCGTCAAGAATCGCTGCTGAATACAGTTACTAATACAATTCGCAGTGCGTTAGACTATCGGCAAATTTTGCAAGCAATTGTCGATACCGTCGGTCACATGTTAGAAGTAGATGTTTGCCTGTTACGTTCTTTTCAAGATGAACAGTTAGCAGAAGAAGGATTTATCTACCAAAAACTGTCCCAGACGCAAACAGAAACAGGCGCAGAAATTTCTCAAGAGACAACAGCCATATCCTTCTCGGCTTCTGCTGCTTTATTGGCGCAAACAGTTTGGGAAACCCGTGAAGTTCAGGTAATTCACGATGTAGCGACAGATGAGCGAATTCAAGGAAACGCGCCTGAACTAAAACAAAGAGGACAAGCTTTTGCTACGGCGAATATTTGTTCTAGCTTAGTTGTACCGTTGATCTGTCAACAAGAATTGTTAGCAGTATTAGCACTGCATCAGTGTCACGAGTCCCGCCTTTGGGGGAGTGAAGAAATTCAGCTAGTGACAATGGTGGCAGATCAGGCGGCTCTGGCTTTATCTCAAGCCTATGCTTATGAACAAGTACGTGCTTTAGCGAAACGAGAAGCACTGATTAATACAGTTACAACCGCAATTCGCTCTAGCTTAGATCCACAAGATATTTTTGCTGCAATTACCCATCAATTAGGGCAAGCCTTACAAGTTGATGGCTGTGCGCTGTCTTTATGGACAGAGGAAGATGAAGCTGTTCAGTGTGTGGGATTATATGATGTTTTTCAACATCCTGACCATATA
Coding sequences within:
- a CDS encoding tRNA (5-methylaminomethyl-2-thiouridine)(34)-methyltransferase MnmD, whose protein sequence is MVEFENFIPQATADGSFTFFSSEFNESFHSHFGAKQESYFKFVEPTQLAQAAQKPVVRLLDVCYGLGYNTAAALQTIWRVNPSCYVELIGLELNPAVPQAAIANHLFEQWDYEYTPILTQLAFEGQVNTERLQAKLLIDDARISIQAVNQAGFHADAIFLDPFSPPQCPQLWTVEFMQQISVCLQKNGWLATYSCAASVRTAMKLAGLNIGSTPPVGRRSPGTVAAYPDNEYLSNLLPPLSLEEQEHLLTRAAIPYRDPKLSDSADVIIMRRQQEQQACSLEPTSRWRKRWFMKNQTADS
- a CDS encoding sulfurtransferase — its product is MLNTQIFVSPDWLLNHPNDPQIIIVDCRFSLADPELGCKQYQTSHIPGSYYLDLNQDLSSPVGKHGGRHPLPDTNNLAKKLSAMGINSQETLVVAYDDSRLAFASRLWWLLRYLGHEQVVVMDGGYTAWQKAGYPITDVIPEPRTGNFIPQIQTELVVDVEVVKSRKDLPEVILVDSREGDRYRGEREPIDKIAGHIPGAVNYPWQEVTDSSGYLLSQLQQRQRWENISTAQEILVYCGSGVTACVNLLSLELAGIHTGKLYAGSWSDWISYM
- a CDS encoding FecR family protein, giving the protein MSLKFVALLIVSVWGVNMMPLSAIASTPLTRAEIQNLRNLVQLLPQNHKKRPARKLDPITPGDGLSTGRASLADLRFNDGSLARVGERAVFQFLPKTRNFRLSNGTVLLLIPPGKGQTRIQTPSAAAAIRGSALFVRYDKQTDTTIVGALTNSGIEVFNQAASQNQVLAAGQLMVIVKGEFRGLYDFDLKTFYETSDLVEGLDLTKQNSTANPDPAIASVQSEIIAALATQMPLVGQGVIENPSFMELSGNNSSNSSDQNQESDNSSVDSFVNTGEVISDTTRNTSNNEISLPSNIDNPGNPGGNTGGNTGGNTGGNTGGNTGGNTGGNTGGNTGGNTGGNTGGNTGGNTGGNTGGNTGGNTGGNTGDDHSGNHSGNPGDDHSGNPGGNHSGNPGDDHSGNPGGNHSGNPGGNHSGNPGGNHSGNPGDDHSGNPGDDHSGNPGGNHSGNPGGNHSGNPGDDHSGNPSGNPGGNPGGNPGGNPGGNPGGNPGGNPGGNPGGNPGGNPGGNPGGNPGGNPGGNPGGNPGGNPGGNPGGNPGGNPGGNPGGNPGGNPGGNPGGNPGGNPGGNPGGNPGGNPGGNPGGNPGGNPGNPGGNPGGNPGNPDGNPGGNPGGDDTGGGHSGGRPLEGDFPPP
- a CDS encoding YqiA/YcfP family alpha/beta fold hydrolase, yielding MQYIYLHGFASSPKSAKAQAMSDRFQTIPIQLNIPDLNAGNFSQLTITRQINQVAALLDNSEAVTLIGSSLGGLVSAHLAQQHKQVQRLILLAPAFGFLSHWLPKLGDEAMKRWQQEKYLMIYHYGEARSLPLSYDFVTDAQQYQEDILQRLVPTLILHGKQDEVIPITASRNFANSRPWVKLIELESDHALGNVTAEIWQAIRLFCQLP
- a CDS encoding histidinol-phosphate transaminase encodes the protein MLPFIRSDLAQFTAYKPHPSSNTAEPVATQFDRLDTNESPDDLPPELKEKLAWTYQQVIETNRYPDGGHESLKDAITEYVNESANLVSSPLTGANISVGNGSDELIRSLLIATCLGGEGSILVANPTFSMYGILAQTLGIKVVSVGRDETNFEIDLKAAQTAIIQTQNPPIRVVFVVHPNSPTANPLTAAELAWLKSLPEEILVVIDEAYFEFSQNTLVGELTQRPNWIILRTFSKAFRLAALRVGYCIAHPEAIAILEKVRLPYNLPSFSLAAALVALQNRQLLLSSVTQTLNERHKLTAVLAQHPDLQVSDSAANFLYVRLKPNGSTTQNLTLQNLHQQLSNSGTLVRLLSEGLRITIGTPAENSRTWERLQAAIVNCNAGASN
- a CDS encoding GNAT family N-acetyltransferase translates to MTSWFFDSSHEQPLTSAAEQAGQQFQIRAATATDLTAISQIIAESFHSQTGFWGWAFPLLRLGIYEDFRNRLSSAAPHHTCLVAVHTTVSGANNLVGTVELGVRFPDSWKKNGKSFLYLSNLAVDQKYRRHGVASKLLLSCEKLCEEWGFQDLYLHVLEDNHQARQLYFKLGYKICKVESNWNFFFFQQSRQILLHKRLLPNSEC